The following proteins are co-located in the Leptospira weilii genome:
- a CDS encoding LIC10816 family protein encodes MNAITIFALALLAVPVFARFARVTKEAMGRYHLIGLGGLFLILGEATRMTADKISPIATLLPVIDIVTVVLAYAGVLFGTLWLSVYYIKHPNEI; translated from the coding sequence ATGAATGCAATCACGATCTTTGCGCTTGCTTTGTTGGCAGTTCCTGTTTTTGCCCGTTTTGCACGGGTGACAAAAGAAGCGATGGGTAGATATCACCTGATCGGTTTAGGAGGTTTGTTCTTGATTTTGGGAGAAGCGACCCGAATGACAGCAGACAAAATCTCTCCGATCGCGACACTTCTACCGGTCATCGACATCGTCACTGTGGTTCTAGCATATGCGGGGGTTCTCTTCGGGACACTGTGGTTATCAGTGTATTATATAAAGCACCCGAATGAAATTTGA